A stretch of the Saccharolobus caldissimus genome encodes the following:
- a CDS encoding A24 family peptidase C-terminal domain-containing protein, with amino-acid sequence MLLHTSILDIKYREVDPKIWLYYSPLCVFIIFDYHYLFLPIYLYSFIITTILFYILYRLSLIGGADLFLNIILGLSNSSVFPIIPSIFSVIGLEPLIIILYSSIIILLISVINIIKQYKYTKGLPLSKKLILSMSARRIKVKDFLNSRFLFPLTTINEDGSITLRDYFSIEEDDEYWRNYYARLVKEGKISEDMYIWVAWGIPVIPFIFLGYLLSITLGFPVL; translated from the coding sequence ATGTTATTGCATACTTCTATTTTAGATATAAAATATAGAGAAGTAGACCCTAAGATATGGTTATACTATTCACCCCTATGCGTTTTCATAATCTTTGATTATCATTATTTATTTCTTCCTATTTATTTATATTCATTTATTATTACTACTATTTTATTTTATATTCTTTATAGACTCTCTTTAATTGGAGGGGCGGATTTATTTTTAAATATCATATTAGGCCTATCTAACTCCTCGGTGTTTCCTATTATTCCTAGTATCTTTTCAGTAATAGGACTAGAACCACTAATAATAATTCTATATTCCTCAATAATAATTCTTTTAATTAGTGTTATAAATATCATTAAACAATATAAATATACTAAAGGATTACCATTATCTAAAAAGCTTATTTTATCCATGTCAGCTAGGAGAATTAAAGTTAAAGATTTTCTTAACTCCAGATTTTTATTTCCATTAACAACAATAAATGAAGATGGGTCTATTACCTTAAGGGACTACTTTTCAATTGAAGAGGATGATGAATATTGGAGAAATTATTACGCAAGATTAGTCAAAGAAGGTAAAATTTCAGAAGATATGTATATATGGGTAGCGTGGGGAATTCCCGTAATTCCCTTCATATTTTTAGGATATCTTTTATCAATTACTTTAGGCTTCCCCGTTCTATAA
- a CDS encoding cobalamin biosynthesis protein CbiG: MYVSKVLVEGTNHALVKEVKNLFNELGYIVVNNEPEIIISINSISRTIKKFLRKYYNRVIINIVEDGSAVIPITKEHLGGAFIASIIADALGSNLILTSPTGVRGLYSVEEFSWLNGLNIHNKDPKIIKHLNNKLLKDKNINIYFEQYNENYTLYEGYSVVDNENSADIIITNDEKIITYNNKKNKLILTPAGISIGLNYLESTPLEVLVYAIKMTLKSLYILNNRVDYLIVPKNTSKDEKIYALSRFYSSKIIYVKMNYENNQFCNNLLESIGAKILLKEVKRAFGILTCLGIKNKQ, translated from the coding sequence TTGTATGTATCTAAAGTGCTAGTAGAAGGGACTAATCACGCTTTAGTTAAAGAGGTAAAAAATTTATTTAACGAATTAGGTTACATTGTAGTTAATAACGAACCAGAAATAATAATTTCAATTAACTCCATATCTAGAACAATTAAGAAATTTCTAAGAAAATATTACAATAGAGTTATAATAAATATTGTAGAAGATGGAAGCGCAGTAATACCAATAACAAAGGAACATTTAGGCGGAGCTTTTATTGCAAGCATAATAGCAGATGCCCTAGGCTCTAACTTAATATTAACATCTCCAACTGGAGTTAGAGGATTGTATAGTGTAGAAGAATTCAGCTGGCTAAATGGTTTAAATATACATAATAAAGATCCAAAAATTATAAAACATTTAAATAATAAACTATTAAAAGATAAAAACATTAATATTTATTTTGAGCAATATAACGAGAATTATACGCTCTACGAAGGATATTCAGTAGTGGATAACGAAAATTCTGCGGATATTATAATTACTAATGACGAGAAAATTATTACATATAATAATAAGAAAAATAAACTTATATTAACACCAGCAGGTATATCAATAGGTCTTAATTATTTAGAGTCAACCCCATTAGAGGTTTTAGTGTATGCTATTAAAATGACATTAAAATCACTATACATTTTAAACAATAGGGTAGATTATTTAATAGTACCTAAAAATACTAGCAAAGATGAGAAAATATATGCATTATCACGTTTTTACTCGTCTAAAATTATATATGTAAAAATGAATTATGAAAATAACCAATTTTGCAATAATCTCTTGGAGAGTATTGGAGCAAAAATTTTACTTAAGGAAGTTAAAAGAGCCTTTGGTATATTAACATGTCTTGGTATTAAAAATAAGCAGTAA
- the hxlB gene encoding 6-phospho-3-hexuloisomerase: MSSSLDEYPLSLKTMYDIAEFIIRAAKAIKPEQANKMISELENFYRNNRNGKVLVMGAGRSGLVGRAFAMRLLHLGFNSYVLGETIVPAIGKNDLVIAISGSGRTKLILTAAEAAKEAGAKLIAITSYYDSPLAKIADVIVEIPGRTKYSQNEDYFARQILGITEPLAPLGTLFEDTTQIFLDGVVAELMIRLKKTEEDLRLIHANIEL, from the coding sequence TTGTCATCTTCACTTGATGAATATCCTCTTTCTCTAAAAACAATGTATGATATAGCTGAGTTCATAATTAGGGCTGCTAAGGCAATAAAACCAGAGCAAGCAAATAAAATGATAAGTGAACTGGAAAATTTTTACAGAAATAATCGTAATGGTAAAGTTCTAGTTATGGGTGCTGGAAGGAGTGGACTAGTAGGTAGAGCCTTCGCAATGAGGCTTTTGCATCTAGGCTTTAACTCTTATGTTTTAGGAGAAACAATAGTGCCCGCAATAGGGAAAAACGATTTAGTTATTGCAATATCGGGTTCTGGAAGAACGAAGTTAATATTAACTGCTGCAGAAGCTGCAAAGGAAGCTGGGGCTAAATTAATTGCAATAACTAGCTATTACGATAGCCCTCTTGCGAAAATAGCTGACGTAATAGTAGAAATACCAGGTAGAACAAAATATTCTCAAAATGAAGATTATTTTGCAAGACAGATATTAGGCATAACTGAGCCTTTAGCTCCCTTAGGGACCTTATTTGAAGATACTACACAAATATTCCTAGATGGAGTTGTAGCTGAATTAATGATAAGGTTGAAGAAGACTGAGGAAGATTTAAGGTTAATTCATGCGAATATAGAATTATAA
- the cedB gene encoding DNA import protein CedB translates to MDIKIDTFRLLIVIILGISTLLIILYKSIFIIPIMISILLFIQYHDKLTTILKGKGQNSSYVIENGVFYNKYIANSVLIVDDIQLNYRDYDDAYLRSQILSFHKILDIAKNVNIIMKREHIDKNNYIESLLQRIQSLRVIVESDPSNEKAKRKLQLMQNIVSKIESGETPFKYEMYIIIPSKDKENALATANTIKQGLESLGIKSRLASSYEIRKLIDSFFEVGINSNKIIFPTQIPYLTPISIEKKPKYDLIENGILLGKELDTNNLIFWNINKSINNHVLVIGPTGSGKTEFLIWLSILLNLFYNSTIILFDVKGDIKSRFLKYRIPFNLINPLLCKLGLLEETEIPKTIRLLQIERIIFNSFRLNKLQSSVFYTYLNRLLDNTIFKNTVKWKELEKYINEINDIQLRYYLNKLVNILSSLDDIELPVISSKIDENEINIVDLTIIKDEEIKRLIIYSILYEIYNKLSLDRIYDKTKLFIVLDEAWTILKSESEDYPIVADLIKRGRGHGISIIMATQNLEDLGGLANVYLENIGLAVFMNNGDKKFWQEIRRFVTIDESLISGNLIFLNKGEALVRFLGDPRPLLVRLINLSGNSF, encoded by the coding sequence ATGGATATAAAAATAGATACGTTCAGATTATTAATCGTTATAATATTAGGTATTTCTACTCTGCTTATAATACTATATAAATCTATTTTTATTATTCCTATCATGATAAGTATCCTATTATTTATTCAATACCACGATAAACTAACCACAATATTAAAAGGAAAAGGTCAAAATTCCTCTTATGTAATTGAGAATGGAGTCTTTTATAATAAATATATAGCAAACTCTGTATTAATAGTAGATGACATTCAACTAAATTATAGGGACTACGACGATGCGTACTTAAGATCACAAATACTATCATTTCATAAGATTCTAGACATAGCTAAAAATGTAAATATAATTATGAAAAGAGAACATATAGACAAAAACAATTATATAGAATCGCTTTTGCAGAGAATACAGTCATTAAGAGTGATAGTTGAAAGCGATCCTTCTAACGAGAAAGCTAAAAGAAAACTTCAGCTAATGCAAAATATAGTTTCTAAAATAGAATCTGGAGAAACGCCATTTAAATATGAAATGTATATTATAATTCCTTCTAAGGATAAAGAAAATGCCCTTGCAACAGCTAATACAATTAAACAAGGGTTAGAGAGTTTAGGAATAAAAAGTAGACTCGCATCTTCATATGAAATAAGAAAGTTAATAGATAGTTTTTTCGAAGTAGGAATTAATTCTAATAAAATTATATTTCCTACGCAAATACCTTATCTAACTCCTATATCAATTGAGAAAAAACCAAAATATGATTTAATAGAGAATGGAATATTATTGGGTAAAGAACTGGATACAAATAATTTAATATTTTGGAATATTAATAAAAGTATTAATAATCATGTATTAGTAATAGGACCTACAGGTTCTGGAAAAACAGAGTTTCTAATTTGGCTTTCAATTTTACTTAATTTATTTTACAATAGTACTATTATACTTTTTGATGTCAAAGGTGATATAAAATCTAGGTTTTTGAAGTATAGAATACCATTTAATTTAATAAATCCTCTATTATGCAAATTAGGTCTATTAGAGGAAACGGAAATACCTAAGACTATTAGACTACTGCAGATTGAGAGAATTATTTTTAATTCATTTAGACTAAATAAATTACAATCATCAGTATTTTATACATATTTAAATAGATTACTAGATAATACAATATTTAAAAATACCGTTAAATGGAAAGAATTAGAGAAATATATCAATGAAATAAATGACATACAGTTGAGATATTATTTAAATAAACTAGTAAATATATTATCTTCCTTAGATGATATTGAATTGCCAGTAATTTCCAGTAAAATAGATGAAAACGAGATTAATATAGTAGATTTAACTATCATTAAAGATGAAGAAATTAAAAGGCTCATAATATATAGTATCCTCTATGAAATATATAATAAGTTATCATTAGATAGAATATATGATAAAACAAAACTCTTCATAGTTCTAGATGAAGCTTGGACTATACTTAAAAGCGAGTCAGAAGATTATCCAATTGTAGCTGATCTAATAAAAAGAGGAAGAGGTCATGGGATTTCTATAATAATGGCTACTCAAAACCTAGAAGATCTTGGAGGATTAGCTAATGTTTACTTAGAAAACATTGGTTTAGCAGTATTTATGAATAATGGAGATAAGAAATTCTGGCAAGAAATTAGAAGATTTGTAACTATAGATGAAAGTTTAATTTCAGGAAATCTGATATTCTTAAACAAAGGTGAAGCACTAGTAAGATTCCTCGGAGATCCAAGACCTCTTCTTGTTAGATTAATAAATTTAAGCGGTAATTCTTTCTAA
- the argC gene encoding N-acetyl-gamma-glutamyl-phosphate reductase — MKDKVRVAVVGGSGYTGGELLRILSTHPKVEITMITSREYAGKPVSLVHPNLRGIISQNFTTFSLDKVSEKSDAVFLALPHGVSLNYVPKLFEMGLTIIDLSADFRLKNPELYKIWYGYEHPYPDLLDKAVYGLPELHYEELKNTKLVASPGCNATATILALAPVVAYNITDNKKFISDVKVSSSEGGAKPSEGSHHPERQNAIRPYDADGHRHSAEAEQELSRLAKTNISVSIVPHAVSSVRGVLASAHSWVSTDINEIEIWKKIAEFYRGRKFIRIVRGNIHPYPDPKYVIGSNFADIGFAYERRIGRLTTFSAIDNLMKGAAGQAVQAFNISMGFEEDEGLRIPPMRPG; from the coding sequence ATGAAAGATAAGGTTAGAGTTGCAGTAGTCGGCGGTTCAGGATATACTGGTGGTGAATTACTAAGAATATTATCAACGCATCCGAAAGTTGAAATAACTATGATAACATCCAGAGAATATGCAGGAAAGCCTGTGTCATTAGTCCATCCGAATTTAAGGGGAATAATATCTCAAAATTTCACTACCTTCTCTTTAGACAAGGTATCTGAAAAAAGTGATGCTGTATTTTTAGCCTTACCTCATGGGGTTTCACTAAATTACGTTCCTAAATTATTTGAAATGGGATTAACAATAATTGATTTAAGCGCAGATTTTAGATTAAAAAATCCAGAATTATATAAAATATGGTATGGATATGAACATCCATATCCAGATTTATTAGATAAAGCGGTTTACGGACTACCAGAGTTACATTACGAAGAATTAAAAAATACTAAATTAGTAGCCTCCCCTGGATGTAATGCCACAGCAACAATATTGGCGTTAGCTCCAGTAGTTGCATACAACATAACAGATAATAAAAAATTCATCAGCGATGTTAAGGTAAGTAGTAGTGAGGGGGGAGCTAAACCCTCAGAGGGAAGTCATCATCCAGAAAGACAAAACGCGATAAGACCATATGACGCAGATGGACATAGGCACTCAGCTGAAGCAGAACAAGAGTTATCTAGACTAGCAAAAACTAACATTAGCGTTAGTATAGTCCCTCATGCGGTAAGTAGTGTTAGAGGAGTACTAGCGTCAGCACATAGTTGGGTATCTACTGATATAAATGAAATCGAAATATGGAAAAAAATAGCAGAATTTTATAGAGGAAGAAAATTTATTAGAATAGTAAGAGGTAATATACATCCTTACCCAGACCCTAAGTATGTAATAGGCAGTAATTTTGCTGATATAGGATTCGCGTATGAGAGAAGAATAGGAAGGTTAACTACATTCTCAGCTATAGATAACTTGATGAAGGGAGCAGCAGGTCAAGCAGTCCAAGCTTTTAACATTAGCATGGGATTTGAAGAAGATGAAGGTTTAAGAATACCTCCCATGAGGCCTGGTTAA
- a CDS encoding [LysW]-aminoadipate/[LysW]-glutamate kinase has protein sequence MIVVKVGGRVVKNSLEKVILDIVNIKQKIILIHGGGDIVTEYSKKMGIEPIFVTSPEGIRSRYTSREELDVYIMAMSLINKQIVAKLCSMGINAIGISGVDANIINAERKKRIVIIDERGKKRIIEGGYTGKVKEVKGDLILNLMKFFDVMVISPLALDIEEKVPLNIDGDQAAFAISKAIKADTLILLTDVDGVILEGKVISKLTTTEAKQLSTKIGPGMNRKLLMAAEAIENGVNKVIISSGIKDLPVTNALSLNGTVISNG, from the coding sequence ATGATAGTAGTAAAGGTGGGAGGTAGAGTAGTTAAGAATTCCCTTGAAAAAGTTATCTTAGATATTGTAAATATTAAGCAAAAAATAATTTTAATACATGGTGGTGGAGATATTGTTACTGAATATTCAAAGAAGATGGGTATAGAACCAATATTCGTTACGTCTCCAGAAGGTATACGAAGCAGATATACATCAAGGGAAGAGTTAGACGTGTACATAATGGCCATGAGCCTTATAAATAAACAGATTGTAGCAAAATTATGCAGTATGGGAATAAACGCAATAGGTATATCTGGTGTTGATGCTAATATCATAAATGCAGAAAGAAAGAAAAGGATAGTCATTATTGATGAAAGAGGAAAGAAAAGGATTATTGAAGGTGGATATACTGGAAAGGTAAAAGAAGTAAAAGGAGATCTTATATTAAATTTAATGAAATTCTTTGATGTGATGGTAATTTCACCGTTAGCATTAGATATAGAAGAGAAAGTACCCTTAAATATTGATGGAGATCAAGCAGCATTTGCTATTAGTAAAGCAATAAAGGCTGATACACTTATTCTGTTAACTGACGTTGATGGTGTAATATTAGAAGGAAAAGTAATAAGCAAATTAACTACTACTGAGGCTAAACAACTTTCTACAAAAATAGGTCCAGGAATGAATAGGAAACTATTAATGGCTGCAGAGGCTATAGAAAATGGAGTAAATAAAGTAATTATAAGTTCTGGTATCAAAGATCTTCCAGTTACTAACGCATTATCCTTAAACGGAACGGTGATAAGCAATGGCTAA
- the lysM gene encoding HTH-type transcriptional regulator LysM: MANTNIDQNDLKILEILKKNARTPYTTIAKELKVSEAAVRKRIEKLIRQGIIKRFTIEYELENEIKAIVMVQSTPQIPTPEISKKIVKIPGVEVVYETTGDYDILVIVRGTNITSINRTIDEIRSIQGVVGTNSTIILRTWF; this comes from the coding sequence ATGGCTAATACGAATATTGACCAAAACGACTTAAAAATTCTAGAAATATTAAAGAAAAACGCCCGAACACCTTATACAACAATAGCTAAAGAATTAAAAGTCAGTGAAGCTGCAGTTAGAAAAAGAATAGAAAAATTGATCAGGCAAGGAATAATAAAGAGGTTTACTATAGAATATGAGCTTGAGAATGAGATTAAGGCTATCGTAATGGTTCAATCGACTCCACAGATACCTACACCCGAAATCTCTAAAAAAATAGTTAAAATACCAGGTGTAGAGGTTGTTTATGAAACTACTGGTGACTATGATATTTTAGTGATAGTGAGAGGGACTAATATAACCTCAATTAACCGTACTATAGATGAGATTAGAAGTATTCAAGGTGTAGTTGGTACAAACAGTACTATTATCCTTAGAACATGGTTCTAA
- the lysW/argW gene encoding alpha-aminoadipate/glutamate carrier protein LysW, with protein sequence MAILKCPICGGDVNVEDDALAGELVEHECGAQLEVVRQNGKLSLRLAEQIGEDWGE encoded by the coding sequence ATGGCAATCTTAAAATGCCCCATATGTGGAGGAGACGTAAACGTTGAAGATGACGCACTAGCAGGAGAATTAGTAGAACATGAATGCGGAGCCCAACTAGAAGTAGTAAGGCAGAATGGAAAACTATCTCTTAGGCTAGCAGAGCAAATTGGTGAGGATTGGGGAGAGTGA
- the lysX gene encoding lysine biosynthesis protein LysX: protein MRIGILYDMPRWEEKNLIEEAKKMGHEVIPVYTKDIVFFSDDKKMELEADFFIQRNVSHNRALITSFIMEQLGYPTINDHITLFRCENKIITTYILSRHNINTPKTLITFNKNTALEFSKKIGYPLVIKPVEGSWGRMVAKADNLDTLYSYLEYQEFTTQKYKDIYYIQEFVNKPNRDIRIFVIGDEAPVGIYRVNEHNWRTNTALGAKAYPLKIDEELRELALKVREVIGGFFLGIDIFEDRDRGYLVDEVNGVPEYKNTVKVNNFNVSQFLLKKIIEWVKR, encoded by the coding sequence GTGAGAATAGGCATATTGTACGATATGCCGAGATGGGAAGAGAAAAACTTAATAGAAGAAGCTAAGAAAATGGGTCATGAAGTAATACCAGTATATACGAAAGATATCGTATTTTTTTCTGATGATAAAAAAATGGAACTAGAAGCGGATTTTTTTATACAGAGAAATGTCTCACATAATAGAGCTCTCATAACTTCATTTATAATGGAGCAATTAGGGTACCCAACTATTAATGATCATATAACATTATTTAGATGTGAAAATAAAATTATTACTACATATATTTTATCTAGGCATAATATTAATACTCCTAAGACACTTATTACATTTAATAAGAATACTGCTTTAGAATTCTCTAAGAAAATAGGATATCCTTTAGTAATAAAACCAGTAGAAGGTAGTTGGGGAAGAATGGTGGCTAAAGCTGATAATCTAGATACCTTATATAGTTACTTAGAATACCAAGAATTCACAACTCAAAAATATAAGGACATATATTACATTCAAGAATTTGTAAATAAACCAAATAGGGATATAAGAATCTTTGTAATAGGTGATGAAGCACCAGTAGGAATTTACAGAGTAAACGAACATAATTGGAGAACTAACACAGCTCTAGGGGCAAAGGCATATCCCCTTAAAATTGATGAAGAATTAAGGGAACTTGCATTAAAAGTTAGAGAAGTAATTGGCGGTTTCTTCTTAGGAATTGACATATTTGAAGATAGAGATAGAGGGTATTTAGTAGACGAGGTTAACGGCGTACCAGAATACAAAAATACGGTAAAGGTAAACAATTTTAACGTATCACAGTTTTTACTGAAAAAAATCATAGAATGGGTGAAGAGATAA
- the lysJ gene encoding [LysW]-aminoadipate semialdehyde/glutamate semialdehyde transaminase, which yields MGEEIMKMLKFYQDRGLNIVKGKDQYVWDNQGNKYLDLHAGHGVAFLGHNNKTIIEYLKKQMEEIITLTPAFDTPIREEMLKELDTIKPENLDNVFLLNSGSEAIELAIKISRKITKRKKIIAFKNSFHGRTMGALAVTWNKKYREPFEPLIEPVEFLEYNNLDSLKKISDDVAAVIVEPVQGEGGVIPAKKEFMKALREITEKTGSLLIIDEVQTGFGRTGKIWAYQHFDIKPDILTAGKAIGGGFPVSAVFLPDWIGEKLEEGDHGSTYGGNPLATAAVTAACKVLKSENVPEQAREKGELFIKILKEKLEDFKSVREIRGLGLMIGIDLRFNPSTTIKILQDEKVLSLKAGLTVVRFLPPYLITQYDMEWASNAARKGISETERTKLAS from the coding sequence ATGGGTGAAGAGATAATGAAAATGCTCAAATTCTATCAAGATAGAGGACTTAATATTGTTAAGGGAAAAGACCAATATGTATGGGATAACCAAGGAAATAAATATTTAGACCTTCACGCTGGTCATGGAGTAGCCTTCCTTGGACACAATAATAAAACAATCATAGAATATTTAAAAAAACAGATGGAGGAAATTATTACTTTAACACCAGCTTTTGACACACCAATAAGAGAAGAAATGCTAAAAGAGTTAGACACAATAAAGCCAGAAAACTTAGATAATGTTTTCTTATTAAATAGTGGCTCTGAAGCTATAGAATTAGCCATAAAAATTTCAAGGAAAATTACTAAAAGAAAAAAGATTATAGCATTTAAAAATTCTTTTCATGGGAGGACTATGGGCGCCTTAGCAGTTACGTGGAATAAAAAATATAGGGAACCCTTTGAACCATTAATAGAACCCGTTGAATTTCTTGAATATAACAACTTGGATTCCTTGAAAAAAATCTCGGATGACGTAGCTGCAGTAATAGTGGAACCAGTACAAGGTGAAGGCGGCGTTATACCAGCTAAAAAAGAATTCATGAAAGCCTTAAGGGAAATTACAGAAAAAACTGGTAGTTTATTAATCATAGACGAAGTACAAACTGGATTTGGAAGAACTGGAAAAATATGGGCATATCAGCATTTTGATATAAAACCAGATATTTTAACTGCTGGTAAGGCAATAGGAGGAGGCTTTCCAGTAAGTGCAGTATTTTTGCCAGACTGGATAGGTGAAAAATTAGAAGAAGGAGATCATGGATCTACATATGGAGGGAATCCATTAGCTACAGCTGCAGTAACTGCAGCTTGTAAAGTCCTCAAATCAGAAAATGTACCAGAACAGGCACGGGAAAAAGGAGAATTATTTATTAAAATACTTAAAGAAAAATTAGAGGATTTTAAATCTGTAAGAGAAATTAGAGGATTAGGATTAATGATAGGAATAGACTTAAGATTCAATCCATCAACCACCATAAAAATACTTCAAGATGAAAAAGTGTTATCGCTAAAAGCAGGTCTCACAGTAGTAAGATTTTTACCACCATATTTAATAACACAGTACGATATGGAGTGGGCTTCAAATGCAGCAAGAAAAGGAATTAGTGAAACAGAACGCACGAAACTTGCTTCTTGA